One genomic segment of Ferrimonas sp. YFM includes these proteins:
- the fadB gene encoding fatty acid oxidation complex subunit alpha FadB, with product MIYQSSTIKVSWLEPGIANLCFDAEGSVNKFDRTTLNDFDQALTALQQASGLKGLVVSSGKDVFIVGADITEFLGLFAEPEEVLGNWLVEANAIFNKLEDLPVPTVAAIRGFALGGGCEAILACDLRVGDVTARIGLPETKLGIIPGFGGTVRLPRIIGADNAMEWITTGQENRADAALKVGVLDAVTAPEKLMESAVKMVQQSIEGSIDWQARRQRKQSPLNLSKIEAAMSFTTAKGMVAMKAGPHYPAPHAAVKLLEQVAGCGRDEALQGEAAAFIKLAKSDVAQALVGIFLNDQYVKGKAKKAGKQARPVNSAAVLGAGIMGGGIAYQSARKGVPAVMKDIAQPALELGLNEASKLLAKQVERGRMKPAQMAGVLNNIVPSLDYSSIKHADVVVEAVVENPKVKGIVLAEAEEILRDDAVLTSNTSTISINALAKNLKRPENFCGMHFFNPVHRMPLVEIIRGEHSSEETVSTVVAYAAKMGKTPIVVNDCPGFFVNRVLFPYFFGFNLLLRDGADFQQVDKVMSKQFGWPMGPAYLLDVVGIDTAHHAVAVMAEGFPTRMSKTFRDAVDIMFEAERFGQKNGKGFYQYAPDRKGKPKKSVDEFTIAALKEAYGDTKAFEAEEIIARTMIPMINETVRCLEEGIVATPAEADMALVYGIGFPPFHGGVFRYLDTLGLDKFVAMADRFAHLGEMYQVTDKLREMAASGDRFYPAK from the coding sequence ATGATTTATCAAAGCAGCACCATTAAGGTCAGCTGGCTGGAGCCCGGTATCGCCAACCTCTGTTTTGACGCTGAGGGTTCAGTGAACAAGTTCGACCGAACCACACTGAACGATTTCGATCAGGCCCTCACCGCACTGCAGCAGGCATCTGGCCTGAAGGGGCTGGTGGTCAGCAGCGGCAAGGATGTCTTTATCGTTGGCGCCGACATCACCGAATTCCTCGGCCTGTTCGCCGAGCCGGAAGAGGTTCTCGGCAACTGGTTGGTAGAAGCCAACGCCATCTTCAACAAGCTGGAAGACCTTCCCGTACCCACAGTGGCGGCGATCCGCGGCTTCGCCCTGGGTGGCGGTTGTGAAGCGATTCTGGCCTGTGACCTGCGAGTGGGCGACGTCACTGCCCGCATCGGCCTGCCGGAAACCAAGCTGGGGATCATCCCCGGATTTGGCGGCACCGTCCGTCTTCCCCGCATTATCGGTGCCGACAACGCCATGGAGTGGATCACCACAGGTCAGGAAAACCGTGCCGATGCCGCCCTGAAGGTGGGTGTGCTGGACGCGGTGACCGCGCCCGAGAAGCTGATGGAATCCGCCGTTAAGATGGTGCAGCAGTCCATCGAAGGCAGCATCGACTGGCAGGCACGCCGCCAGCGCAAACAGTCGCCGCTGAACCTGTCCAAGATTGAAGCCGCCATGTCCTTCACCACCGCCAAAGGGATGGTGGCCATGAAGGCCGGACCTCACTACCCTGCCCCCCACGCCGCCGTCAAACTGCTCGAGCAGGTGGCCGGCTGTGGCCGTGACGAAGCCCTTCAGGGGGAAGCGGCCGCCTTCATCAAGCTGGCCAAGAGCGACGTCGCTCAAGCCCTGGTGGGCATCTTCCTCAACGACCAGTATGTGAAGGGCAAGGCCAAGAAGGCGGGCAAGCAGGCGCGTCCGGTCAACAGTGCCGCCGTACTGGGAGCCGGCATCATGGGTGGTGGCATCGCCTACCAGTCTGCCCGCAAAGGCGTACCTGCGGTAATGAAAGACATTGCCCAGCCCGCCCTGGAACTGGGTCTCAACGAAGCCTCCAAGCTGCTGGCCAAACAGGTGGAGCGTGGCCGCATGAAGCCCGCCCAGATGGCCGGTGTCCTCAATAACATCGTCCCCAGCCTGGACTACTCCTCCATCAAGCACGCCGATGTGGTGGTGGAAGCCGTGGTAGAGAACCCCAAGGTGAAGGGAATCGTGCTGGCGGAAGCGGAGGAGATTCTGCGTGATGATGCGGTGCTGACCTCCAACACCTCCACCATCTCCATCAATGCCCTGGCCAAAAACCTGAAGCGCCCTGAGAACTTCTGCGGCATGCACTTCTTCAACCCGGTGCATCGCATGCCCCTGGTGGAGATCATCCGTGGCGAGCACAGCAGTGAAGAGACGGTGTCTACCGTGGTGGCCTACGCCGCCAAGATGGGCAAGACCCCCATCGTCGTCAACGACTGCCCCGGATTCTTCGTTAACCGGGTGCTGTTCCCCTACTTCTTTGGCTTCAACCTGCTGCTGCGCGACGGCGCCGACTTCCAGCAGGTGGACAAGGTGATGAGCAAGCAGTTTGGCTGGCCCATGGGTCCCGCCTACCTGCTGGACGTGGTCGGTATCGATACCGCCCACCATGCGGTGGCCGTGATGGCCGAAGGGTTCCCCACCCGCATGAGTAAGACCTTCCGTGACGCCGTAGACATCATGTTCGAGGCGGAGCGCTTCGGTCAGAAGAACGGCAAGGGCTTCTATCAGTACGCCCCTGACCGCAAGGGCAAGCCGAAGAAGAGCGTGGACGAATTCACCATTGCCGCCCTCAAGGAGGCCTATGGCGACACCAAGGCATTCGAGGCCGAAGAGATCATCGCCCGCACCATGATCCCCATGATCAATGAAACCGTGCGCTGCCTCGAGGAGGGCA
- the pepQ gene encoding Xaa-Pro dipeptidase translates to MDRFAPLYQEHLATLTQRTETLLEREGLQGLVIHAGVPQRIFLDDMDYPFKANPHFKHWVPVTDNPHCVLLIRPVEKPTLLFYRPVDFWHKVPPLPQGFWTDAVEIKVIEKPEQARALLPDDLSAYAFIGEPTELAAQWGLDRVNPQPVMDYLHYHRAYKTDYELACLRVASEIAVCGHEAARDAFFGQKSEFDIQLAYLSATAQGENEVPYGNIVALNENSAILHYTALERVAPKQLRSFLLDAGASFHGYASDITRTYAFDPASRFAELVAAMNEQQLAIIDTIKPGMAYTELHLDMHQRVAQLLSRFELARGSTEALIAEGVTAAFFPHGLGHQIGLQVHDVGGFMQDELGTHLAAPQAHPALRCTRMLEPGMVLTIEPGLYVIDTLLNNLSDGAKGMLNTSVIDELRPYGGIRIEDDVVLHGDRIENLTRDLGLA, encoded by the coding sequence ATGGACCGTTTCGCCCCCCTCTATCAGGAGCACCTGGCCACCCTGACCCAACGCACCGAAACCCTGCTGGAGCGGGAAGGGTTGCAGGGGCTGGTGATTCACGCCGGTGTACCCCAGAGAATCTTCCTGGATGACATGGATTACCCCTTCAAGGCCAACCCCCATTTCAAACACTGGGTGCCGGTAACCGACAATCCTCACTGTGTGTTGCTGATCCGTCCCGTTGAAAAGCCGACTCTGTTGTTCTATCGCCCGGTGGATTTCTGGCACAAGGTGCCGCCGCTGCCACAGGGCTTCTGGACCGATGCGGTCGAGATCAAGGTGATTGAGAAACCGGAACAGGCGAGAGCCCTGTTGCCCGATGATCTGTCCGCCTATGCCTTTATCGGTGAGCCAACAGAACTGGCCGCTCAGTGGGGCCTGGACAGGGTGAACCCTCAACCGGTGATGGACTATCTGCATTATCACCGTGCCTACAAGACCGACTATGAACTGGCCTGTCTGCGCGTCGCCAGTGAGATTGCCGTCTGTGGCCATGAGGCGGCACGCGATGCCTTCTTCGGCCAGAAGAGTGAGTTCGACATCCAATTGGCCTACCTGAGTGCCACCGCCCAGGGAGAAAACGAGGTGCCCTACGGCAACATCGTGGCCCTCAATGAGAACAGCGCCATCCTGCACTACACCGCCCTGGAGCGGGTGGCGCCGAAACAGCTGCGCAGTTTCCTGCTGGATGCCGGAGCCAGCTTCCATGGCTATGCCTCCGACATTACCCGGACCTATGCCTTCGACCCGGCCAGCCGTTTTGCGGAGCTGGTGGCGGCGATGAATGAGCAGCAACTGGCGATCATCGACACCATCAAGCCGGGCATGGCCTACACCGAGCTGCACCTGGATATGCACCAGCGGGTGGCTCAGTTGCTGAGTCGCTTCGAACTGGCCAGAGGCTCCACAGAGGCGCTGATCGCCGAAGGGGTCACCGCAGCCTTCTTCCCCCATGGCCTGGGTCACCAGATTGGCTTGCAGGTGCACGATGTGGGCGGCTTTATGCAGGATGAGCTGGGTACTCACCTGGCCGCACCTCAAGCCCATCCGGCCCTGCGCTGTACCAGGATGCTAGAGCCTGGCATGGTGCTGACCATCGAGCCCGGCCTCTATGTCATCGATACCCTGCTGAATAACCTGAGTGACGGCGCCAAAGGGATGCTCAACACCTCGGTGATCGATGAGTTGCGCCCCTATGGCGGCATTCGCATCGAAGATGATGTGGTGCTTCATGGCGACCGCATCGAAAACCTGACCCGGGATCTTGGTCTGGCCTGA
- a CDS encoding YigZ family protein, with the protein MSTGFQVPAHFYEVEEVIKRSRFITWVAHVTEGKQARELQQRARELHPEASHHCLAFNAGPPGDTRDIGASDDGEPAGSAGRPMLNVVLGADVGQLAVVVIRYYGGTKLGVGGLVRAYSGGVKLALDTLPTCAFVPMVQGRIRVDYADQPTLEHWLGHFDGKIISQEFEQQVTYSLALPEEQRQRFTLQLAQSSQGRLQVEWD; encoded by the coding sequence ATGAGCACCGGATTCCAGGTGCCCGCCCACTTCTATGAGGTGGAGGAGGTGATCAAGCGCAGCCGCTTCATCACCTGGGTGGCTCATGTCACCGAGGGCAAACAGGCCCGTGAGCTGCAACAACGGGCTCGTGAACTGCATCCGGAGGCCAGCCATCACTGTCTGGCCTTCAATGCCGGCCCCCCAGGGGATACCCGGGATATCGGTGCCAGTGACGATGGCGAGCCCGCAGGAAGCGCCGGCCGTCCCATGCTCAATGTGGTGTTGGGCGCCGACGTGGGTCAGCTGGCGGTGGTGGTCATTCGCTACTACGGTGGCACCAAACTGGGGGTTGGCGGGTTAGTGCGCGCTTACTCCGGTGGGGTGAAACTGGCCCTGGACACCTTGCCCACCTGTGCCTTTGTGCCCATGGTGCAGGGCCGGATCAGGGTGGATTATGCCGACCAGCCCACCCTGGAACACTGGCTGGGTCACTTTGATGGCAAAATTATTTCCCAAGAATTTGAACAACAAGTAACTTATAGCCTGGCGTTGCCCGAGGAACAGAGGCAGCGCTTCACTTTGCAACTGGCCCAGAGCAGTCAGGGCCGACTGCAGGTTGAGTGGGACTGA
- a CDS encoding TrkH family potassium uptake protein, with the protein MQYRSIVRIIGLLVMLFSLTMVPPALVAVIYKDGEGATFMQALVISLVLGLIAWYPNRNVREELKAREGFLIVVLFWTVLGSIAAIPFLLSSEPDLTVTNAFFEAFSALTTTGATVITGLEHLPKAILFYRHLLQWLGGMGIIVLAVAVLPMLGIGGMQLYRCETPGPVKDNKMTPRIAETAKALWYIYLALTLACAGAYWLAGMSAFDALGHSFSTVSIGGFSSYDASIGAFDSQLINTICVVFLLIAGVNFSLHFGAFSRRGINLKNYWRDAEVRVFLLFQLILTLLCFMVLLDSGIYDSPESTLDYALFQAVSISTTAGFGTHSFSEWPLFLPVLLILSSFVGGCAGSTGGGMKVVRFILLLLQGGRELKRLVHPRAMFSIRLNNKAVPDRVIDAVWGFFAAYALVFAVCLVALLATGLDDITAFSATAACLNNLGPGLGDVASHYGDVGDVAKWILVLAMLFGRLEIFTLLVLFTPAFWKS; encoded by the coding sequence ATGCAATATCGATCGATAGTTCGAATCATCGGCCTGTTGGTGATGCTATTTAGCCTCACCATGGTGCCTCCGGCCCTGGTTGCCGTTATCTACAAGGATGGAGAGGGCGCCACCTTCATGCAGGCGCTGGTGATCAGCCTGGTGCTCGGGCTGATCGCCTGGTACCCGAACCGCAATGTCAGGGAGGAGCTCAAGGCCAGGGAGGGGTTCCTGATTGTGGTGCTGTTCTGGACGGTGCTGGGATCCATTGCGGCCATCCCTTTCCTGCTCTCCTCAGAGCCGGACTTGACGGTGACCAACGCCTTCTTCGAGGCCTTTTCCGCCCTGACCACCACCGGGGCGACGGTGATCACCGGCCTGGAACATCTGCCCAAGGCGATTCTGTTCTACCGTCACCTGCTGCAGTGGCTCGGTGGCATGGGGATCATTGTACTGGCGGTGGCGGTGCTGCCGATGCTGGGCATTGGTGGCATGCAGCTGTATCGCTGCGAAACCCCGGGTCCGGTTAAGGACAACAAGATGACCCCCCGCATTGCCGAGACCGCCAAGGCGTTGTGGTACATCTACCTGGCGTTGACCCTGGCCTGTGCCGGCGCCTACTGGTTGGCGGGGATGAGCGCCTTTGATGCCCTGGGCCACAGTTTCTCTACCGTCTCCATTGGTGGCTTCTCCAGTTATGATGCTTCCATTGGGGCCTTCGACAGCCAGTTGATCAACACCATCTGCGTGGTGTTTCTGTTGATTGCCGGGGTGAATTTCAGCCTCCATTTCGGCGCTTTCAGTCGCCGGGGCATCAACCTGAAGAACTACTGGCGCGATGCCGAGGTCCGGGTGTTCCTGTTGTTCCAGCTGATCCTGACCCTGCTCTGCTTCATGGTGCTGCTGGACAGCGGCATTTACGATTCGCCGGAATCGACCCTGGACTACGCCCTGTTTCAGGCGGTCTCCATCTCCACCACCGCCGGTTTCGGTACCCACAGCTTCTCAGAGTGGCCGCTGTTCCTGCCGGTGCTGTTGATCCTCTCCAGCTTCGTGGGCGGCTGTGCCGGGTCCACCGGTGGAGGGATGAAGGTGGTGCGTTTCATTCTGCTGCTGTTGCAGGGGGGGCGTGAGCTCAAGCGTCTGGTCCACCCCAGGGCGATGTTCTCCATCCGCCTGAACAACAAAGCGGTACCGGATAGGGTCATCGATGCGGTGTGGGGCTTCTTTGCCGCCTATGCCCTGGTGTTTGCCGTCTGTCTGGTGGCGCTGCTGGCCACCGGCCTGGACGACATCACCGCCTTCAGTGCCACCGCGGCCTGTTTGAATAACCTGGGTCCTGGCCTGGGGGACGTGGCGTCGCACTATGGCGACGTTGGCGACGTAGCCAAGTGGATTCTGGTGTTGGCCATGCTGTTTGGCCGACTGGAGATCTTTACCTTGCTGGTGCTGTTTACCCCGGCATTCTGGAAGAGCTAA
- the hemG gene encoding menaquinone-dependent protoporphyrinogen IX dehydrogenase, protein MRRILILYSTVDGQTRKIAQRMQSRLQATENQVQLAEIDHPPKEMSGFDTLVIGASIRYGKYRPAVIDFVKANQGLLAHKRTAFFSVNLVARKPQKNSADTNPYVAKFLKMVPWQPQLLDVFAGSLNYPALGFWDRNIIRFIMWITKGPTEPSTVKEFTDWGRVEAFADRVAGE, encoded by the coding sequence GTGAGGCGGATTTTGATTCTCTATTCCACCGTGGACGGGCAGACTCGCAAGATAGCCCAGCGGATGCAGTCACGGCTGCAGGCCACGGAAAACCAGGTGCAGCTGGCGGAGATTGACCACCCTCCCAAGGAGATGAGTGGTTTCGATACCCTGGTGATAGGGGCCAGCATCCGCTACGGCAAATACCGGCCTGCGGTCATCGACTTCGTCAAGGCCAATCAGGGCTTGCTGGCGCACAAGCGCACAGCCTTCTTCTCGGTCAACCTGGTGGCGCGTAAGCCGCAGAAGAACAGTGCCGACACCAACCCCTATGTGGCCAAGTTTCTGAAGATGGTGCCCTGGCAGCCACAGCTGCTGGATGTGTTTGCCGGCTCCCTGAACTACCCGGCGCTGGGGTTCTGGGATCGCAACATCATCCGCTTCATCATGTGGATCACCAAGGGGCCAACGGAGCCGTCGACGGTGAAGGAGTTTACCGATTGGGGCAGAGTGGAAGCGTTCGCCGACAGGGTGGCTGGCGAATAG
- a CDS encoding metalloregulator ArsR/SmtB family transcription factor, with protein MALTIDLENMTTNAQEASKLLKTIANPHRLMLLCLIGKQELTVGELNEQVPLSQSALSQHLAVLRNEGLVKTRKEAQLVWYSLDSKEVEAIINLLYDLYCGVEQ; from the coding sequence ATGGCACTGACAATTGACCTGGAGAATATGACAACGAACGCTCAGGAAGCGTCGAAGTTGTTGAAGACCATAGCCAACCCACACCGACTTATGCTGCTGTGCCTGATCGGCAAGCAGGAACTGACCGTGGGTGAATTGAATGAGCAGGTGCCCCTGAGCCAATCAGCCCTGTCTCAACATCTGGCCGTATTGCGTAACGAAGGTCTGGTAAAGACCCGAAAAGAAGCACAACTGGTTTGGTACAGCCTGGACAGCAAAGAGGTCGAGGCGATCATCAACCTGCTGTACGATCTGTACTGCGGCGTCGAACAGTAA
- the hemG gene encoding menaquinone-dependent protoporphyrinogen IX dehydrogenase, with amino-acid sequence MKRFLILYMSRGGHTARVARVAMETIREQGHQCDMMDIVEATHEPVDWDSYDVVALGAPVLYGNYDKRFMQFVADHQEQIQAKPNSFFNLSVVARTPEKATVEGNRYMQKFLELSPWKPQDLKVIAGKVDYPAWGTLDTLMIQMIMKMTDGPTDKNSVIDYTDWEDVKAYGRHLITLAG; translated from the coding sequence GTGAAGCGTTTTTTAATTTTGTATATGAGCCGTGGTGGACACACCGCACGGGTAGCCCGGGTCGCAATGGAGACCATCCGCGAGCAGGGGCATCAGTGCGACATGATGGATATTGTCGAAGCAACCCATGAGCCGGTGGACTGGGACAGCTATGATGTCGTGGCGCTCGGGGCGCCGGTGCTCTACGGTAACTACGATAAGCGCTTTATGCAGTTCGTGGCCGATCACCAGGAACAGATTCAGGCGAAGCCCAACAGCTTCTTTAACCTCTCCGTGGTGGCGCGTACCCCAGAGAAGGCCACGGTAGAGGGCAACCGCTACATGCAGAAGTTCCTGGAGTTGTCCCCATGGAAGCCTCAGGATCTGAAAGTGATTGCCGGTAAGGTGGATTATCCCGCCTGGGGGACCCTGGACACCCTGATGATTCAGATGATCATGAAGATGACCGACGGTCCCACAGACAAGAATTCGGTGATCGACTACACCGACTGGGAGGATGTGAAGGCCTATGGCCGTCACCTGATTACCCTGGCAGGCTAA